The following are from one region of the Acidobacteriota bacterium genome:
- a CDS encoding tyrosine-type recombinase/integrase, producing MALVKRGKTWHCHFVVNGQRFRQSLGTKDWREAQAKEKQLIAEASDGKLTHNSTTLARLPFAQAADEYVGARKLELAPASQAKEKQLLVQLRAYFKQEPIKTITVKRITDYRTWRAEQKVGPATLNAELGILRRILKRAKLWARVADDIRPLKEPSTIGRAITEEEKLRLLKTAVMRPEWETAYLAAILCLNTTARGCELKGLQWCDVDLFNRTLTIRKSKTAAGERMVPLTEVSLSALARLRRRAENFGTVEPSHFVFAAFVPKFTFSGKRVIGYNVTAFDPTRHVKSWRTAWRALTKKAGLPGFRFHDLRHCAITQLAENGTSDSTIMAIAGHVSRRMLERYSHVRMEAKRTAMETLAVSTRTAGYDTKHDTNAVAASVRPV from the coding sequence ATGGCTCTCGTAAAACGCGGTAAGACGTGGCATTGCCACTTCGTTGTTAATGGCCAGCGCTTTCGGCAATCCCTAGGAACTAAGGACTGGCGAGAAGCACAGGCCAAAGAGAAACAACTCATCGCAGAGGCTTCCGATGGGAAACTAACGCACAATTCCACTACACTCGCCCGCCTGCCATTTGCACAGGCAGCGGATGAGTATGTGGGCGCTCGGAAACTGGAGTTGGCGCCCGCCAGCCAAGCGAAGGAAAAGCAACTCTTGGTGCAACTGCGGGCGTACTTCAAACAGGAGCCGATCAAGACCATCACTGTGAAACGGATCACCGACTACCGGACATGGAGAGCTGAACAGAAAGTTGGGCCCGCTACACTCAACGCTGAGCTGGGAATCTTGCGCCGTATTCTGAAGCGAGCAAAGCTCTGGGCACGTGTTGCTGACGATATAAGGCCGCTCAAAGAGCCGAGCACTATCGGGCGGGCAATCACTGAGGAAGAAAAGCTGCGACTTCTCAAAACGGCTGTAATGCGGCCTGAGTGGGAAACGGCTTACCTTGCGGCGATCCTTTGCCTGAACACCACTGCAAGAGGCTGTGAGTTGAAAGGGCTGCAATGGTGCGACGTGGACCTGTTCAATCGCACACTGACGATTCGCAAATCCAAAACGGCTGCGGGCGAGAGGATGGTTCCTCTCACTGAGGTATCGCTCTCCGCGCTGGCAAGGCTACGCCGAAGGGCAGAGAACTTCGGTACGGTTGAGCCGTCGCACTTTGTCTTTGCTGCTTTCGTTCCCAAGTTCACCTTCAGCGGGAAGCGAGTTATCGGCTACAACGTGACGGCTTTTGATCCGACGCGGCACGTGAAGAGCTGGCGCACGGCTTGGCGGGCACTGACCAAGAAAGCGGGCCTGCCTGGGTTCCGGTTCCACGATCTGCGGCATTGCGCTATTACACAGCTTGCGGAAAACGGCACGTCAGATTCAACAATCATGGCGATAGCGGGTCACGTGAGCCGTCGCATGCTGGAGCGGTACAGTCACGTCCGCATGGAAGCCAAGCGCACCGCAATGGAAACTCTCGCTGTGAGCACTAGAACGGCGGGTTATGACACAAAGCATGACACAAACGCCGTAGCTGCAAGCGTTCGTCCCGTCTAA